The following are encoded together in the Clostridium sp. BJN0013 genome:
- a CDS encoding helix-turn-helix transcriptional regulator encodes MKNRLKELRESLGLTQEQLGKLVGVSRQAINAIETEKFEPSIWLAYDISNIFHCCIEEVFLFKESKRKSRAQQSRGVV; translated from the coding sequence ATGAAAAATCGATTAAAAGAATTGCGAGAATCTCTTGGACTGACTCAGGAACAGTTAGGAAAACTTGTAGGAGTATCAAGACAAGCAATAAATGCCATTGAGACAGAAAAATTTGAACCATCTATATGGTTAGCTTATGATATCAGTAATATATTTCATTGCTGCATAGAAGAAGTTTTTCTTTTCAAAGAAAGTAAAAGAAAATCAAGAGCACAGCAAAGTAGAGGTGTTGTTTAG
- a CDS encoding molybdopterin-binding protein: protein MIDNCRAGQNYYDGLEYFCPWVRYHPNAYYPPNVTAEMALSARNQFKGRVVKINKGDVVGQVLIDIGCGNSISSVITTASIRDLRLSVGSQVRAIVKSTNVMIMDSSSNMTPNSNIMPNPSNKMPNSNNIMPNSNKLMPNSNKLMPNSNVKSDKEKSKMALSARNQLKGKVTKITQGDVVSQVLIDIGCRNSVSSVITTTSLKDLGIKLGSEVKAVIKSTDVMIMK from the coding sequence ATGATTGATAATTGCCGAGCTGGCCAAAATTATTATGATGGTCTTGAATATTTCTGCCCATGGGTAAGATATCACCCTAATGCATATTATCCCCCAAATGTAACTGCTGAAATGGCTTTAAGTGCCAGAAATCAATTTAAAGGAAGAGTTGTTAAAATAAATAAGGGAGATGTTGTAGGTCAAGTGTTAATTGACATTGGATGTGGAAACTCAATATCCTCAGTAATCACAACAGCTTCAATACGAGATCTAAGATTAAGTGTAGGTTCGCAAGTTAGAGCTATCGTTAAATCAACAAATGTTATGATAATGGATTCTTCCTCTAATATGACGCCTAATTCTAATATAATGCCTAATCCTAGTAATAAGATGCCTAATTCCAATAACATAATGCCCAACTCTAATAAACTGATGCCTAACTCTAATAAACTGATGCCTAACTCCAATGTGAAATCTGACAAAGAAAAATCTAAAATGGCACTAAGCGCTAGAAATCAGCTAAAAGGAAAAGTTACTAAAATAACTCAAGGAGATGTTGTAAGTCAGGTATTGATAGATATAGGTTGTAGAAATTCAGTATCTTCTGTAATTACAACAACTTCCTTAAAAGATCTTGGAATTAAATTAGGTTCAGAAGTTAAAGCTGTAATTAAGTCAACAGATGTTATGATAATGAAGTAA
- a CDS encoding transposase, translating into MIRSDSLGVTSIIQDLSISTNLYTIMMHFFRSNAWNLNNLIAVWTKTVAATAPVYRQDGMTVLIGDGVKQSKEARKMPGVKKLHQESQNSSKGEYIFGHMFGAVGVLIGDISRMFYVPLSMKIHDGVKSIRQWNESDKNTGSHIVQMIENSFDAARVIGKSLLLLDAYFLSLPALKRLSELNKCAANVLHIVTKAKMSFVAYTEPCEYSGTGRPRKKGKIINLKDIFNEKKDEFIEGTMMLYGKEEKVKYLCIDLLWGKTLYQKLRFVLVTCNSIKSILISTNLELSPVTIISLYSYRFKIECTFRALKQAIGGFKYQFWSKVMPKLNRYGKKGEIHPAEKIECKKTKELILSTLKAIEGYVMCSCIAIGLLQIISIKFSTEINKTPFRFLRTKSKGVVSETTVSCFLKKNIFSLITKNNKSTISEIINEKQSEPCFRDNRQAC; encoded by the coding sequence ATGATTCGTTCAGATTCTTTAGGAGTTACTTCTATCATACAAGATTTAAGTATTTCAACTAATTTGTATACTATAATGATGCACTTTTTTCGTTCTAATGCATGGAATTTAAACAATTTAATAGCTGTATGGACTAAAACTGTAGCTGCTACAGCGCCAGTCTACAGACAGGATGGGATGACTGTACTCATAGGTGATGGAGTTAAGCAATCAAAAGAGGCACGCAAAATGCCTGGTGTTAAAAAGCTGCACCAGGAATCCCAAAATTCTTCAAAAGGTGAATATATATTTGGACATATGTTTGGTGCAGTGGGTGTGTTAATAGGAGACATTTCTAGGATGTTTTACGTTCCACTTTCAATGAAAATTCATGATGGTGTTAAATCTATTCGTCAGTGGAATGAATCAGATAAAAACACAGGTTCTCATATTGTGCAAATGATTGAAAATAGCTTTGATGCAGCTAGAGTTATAGGGAAGTCTCTTTTGCTTTTAGATGCATATTTTCTATCATTGCCAGCACTCAAAAGACTTTCAGAACTTAATAAATGTGCAGCTAACGTACTTCATATTGTTACAAAAGCTAAGATGTCTTTTGTAGCCTATACAGAACCATGTGAGTATTCAGGAACAGGCAGACCACGTAAAAAAGGCAAAATAATTAACCTTAAAGACATATTTAATGAGAAAAAAGATGAATTCATTGAAGGCACAATGATGTTATATGGTAAAGAGGAAAAGGTAAAATATCTATGCATTGACCTGCTGTGGGGAAAAACACTTTATCAAAAATTACGTTTTGTATTGGTTACGTGTAATAGTATAAAGTCTATATTGATATCAACAAATTTAGAATTGTCACCTGTAACTATAATAAGTTTATACAGCTACCGATTTAAGATAGAGTGTACATTCAGGGCACTTAAGCAAGCTATAGGTGGATTTAAATATCAATTTTGGTCCAAAGTAATGCCAAAGCTAAATAGATATGGAAAGAAAGGAGAAATTCATCCCGCTGAAAAAATAGAATGTAAAAAAACAAAGGAGTTAATTTTATCTACTTTAAAAGCTATAGAAGGCTATGTTATGTGTAGTTGTATAGCTATTGGATTGCTTCAAATTATATCCATAAAATTCTCAACTGAAATAAATAAGACTCCTTTTCGTTTCTTAAGAACAAAATCTAAGGGTGTTGTTTCAGAAACAACAGTATCATGTTTTTTGAAAAAAAATATTTTCTCACTTATTACGAAAAACAATAAATCTACCATAAGTGAAATAATTAACGAAAAGCAGTCAGAGCCTTGCTTTAGAGATAATCGACAGGCTTGTTAA
- the def gene encoding peptide deformylase, which produces MALRQIRLFGDDILRKKSREVKVVDDKIRQILNDMADTMYDTENGGGLAAPQIGILKRLVVIDMGQGLIRLVNPKIIKCTGEQEVIEGCLSIPNVFGKLKRPAKVTIEALNEEGSKVILKGTRDLAKCFCHEIDHLEGILFTDLVTEYMK; this is translated from the coding sequence ATGGCATTAAGACAAATCAGACTTTTTGGTGATGATATATTAAGAAAAAAGAGTAGAGAAGTGAAAGTAGTAGATGATAAAATAAGACAAATTTTAAATGATATGGCTGATACCATGTATGATACAGAAAATGGCGGGGGCTTGGCAGCTCCACAAATTGGTATATTGAAGAGATTGGTTGTAATAGATATGGGACAAGGACTCATAAGATTAGTCAATCCAAAAATAATTAAGTGTACGGGAGAACAAGAGGTTATAGAAGGATGCTTAAGTATTCCTAATGTGTTTGGAAAATTAAAAAGACCTGCAAAAGTCACAATAGAAGCATTAAATGAAGAGGGAAGTAAAGTTATATTAAAAGGTACAAGAGATTTAGCGAAATGTTTCTGTCATGAAATAGATCATCTGGAAGGTATACTTTTTACTGATTTAGTTACTGAATATATGAAATGA